A single window of Cryptococcus neoformans var. neoformans JEC21 chromosome 3 sequence DNA harbors:
- a CDS encoding mitochondrion organization and biogenesis-related protein, putative, with protein sequence MSAGTTVTYARLPPPHALLRGAPLPLRAYIRSPQAFTASAPIPLATRARLPQLIPLASLRFVSTQPQPSSPPPPYPPPVHSPAPAAHRINSAEPAIGTPPPLPPAPQGSLPPKVTDLAAAHEKALEKKDEKKKPTGPLPARVWASVKKEAAHYWAGTKLLGQEIKISGKLQWKVLNGGTLTRRERRQLRRTTIDLLRLLPFSVFLVVPFMELLLPVALKLFPNMLPSTFEGEFAANEKQRKLLRVRIEMAKFLQETVRESGLKADSVVRSDEFKEFFRKVRSTGETPNQTDVVRVAKLFHDDITLDNLSRSQLVSMCRYMNINAFGTDNFLKHQIRSKLEKFRVDDMMIHAEGVDSLSTKELQHACQSRGIRFLGVSPARLREELEKWIELHYINGISGVLLVLSRAFNFEQKGDDIMESLVITLSSLPENLLNEAELHVLDEASYKQKLEVLQQQQELIEDEAEQEKEEQDALKEEQEKKEAEETARREQEEADKAVEVSPAAKEEETSKEQVEESVQPAPDQKDARMSEEQLSEIAEALSVLTARSSIMKERDELKSLLEDNLLSEAESKERQEGASPTVAVSKRVRAMIKKIDTQLEKYDERVDSSLNVIKTTPLGQIPLEDLKKALKEMKHRPAD encoded by the exons ATGTCCGCCGGCACTACCGTCACCTACGCTAGGCTTCCCCCGCCCCACGCCCTGCTGAGGGGCGcccctctccccctccgCGCATACATCCGCTCCCCCCAAGCCTTCACCGCCTCCGCCCCCATCCCCCTCGCCACGCGAGCCCGGCTCCCACAGTTGATCCCGCTCGCCTCCCTGCGCTTTGTCTCCACACAGCCCCAGCCATCCTCGCCCCCTCCGCCGTACCCCCCTCCTGTCCACTCGCCGGCCCCCGCCGCACATCGCATCAACTCGGCAGAACCTGCCATCGGCACCCCgccccctcttcccccgGCCCCGCAGGGCAGTCTTCCGCCAAAGGTCACCGACCTTGCTGCCGCCCACGAAAAGGCgttggagaaaaaggatgagaagaagaagcccaCGGGACCTTTGCCTGCCCGCGTATGGGCCAGCGTCAAAAAGGAAGCCGCGCATTACTGGGCAGGGACAAAGTTGCTGGGACAGGAAATCAAGATCAGCGGAAAGCTCCAGTGGAAGGTATTGAACGGTGGTACCCTTACTAGgcgagaaagaagacag CTGCGACGAACAACCATAGATCTGTTGCGGCTCCTCCCGTTCTCCGTGTTCTTAGTGGTGCCTTTCATGGAGCTTCTGCTTCCTGTCGccctcaagctcttcccTAATATGCTTCCCAGCACATTTGAAGGGGAGTTTGCCGCG AATGAAAAACAGAGAAAGCTGCTGCGAGTGCGAATAGAAATGGCCAAGTTCCTGCAAGAAACCGTCAGGGAATCAGGACTAAAGGCGGACAGCGTTGTGCGGAGTGACGAGTTCAAGGAGTTCTTCCGAAAG GTTCGATCCACTGGGGAGACCCCCAACCAGACTGATGTCGTTCGAGTTGCCAAACTCTTCCATGATGACATCACCCTTGATAACCTTTCTCGTTCCCAGCTTGTTTCGATGTGTCGGTACATGAACATCAACGCGTTCGGTACTGATAACTTTTTGAAACACCAAATTCGTAGCAAGCTCGAAAAATTCCGAGTTGACGATATG ATGATCCATGCCGAAGGCGTTGACTCTCTTTCCACCAAAGAACTGCAACATGCCTGCCAGTCTCGTGGTATTCGTTTCCTAGGTGTCTCTCCAGCACGCTTGCGCGAAGAGCTGGAGAAATGGATTGAGCTCCATTATATCAATGGTATATCTGGTGTACTGCTTGTCCTGAGTCGAGCATTCAACTTTGAGCAGAAAGGAGACGACATCATGGAGAGTTTGGTCATTACCTTGAGCAGTTTGCCGGAGAACTTG TTGAATGAGGCTGAACTCCATGTTTTGGACGAAGCCTCTTACAAGCAAAAGCTTGAGGTCctgcaacagcagcaagaactgattgaggatgaagctgaGCAAGAAAAG GAGGAGCAAGACGCTCtaaaagaagaacaggagaagaaagaagcagaggaaacCGCAAGGCgggagcaagaagaggcggaCAAGGCGGTCGAGGTATCCCCTGCtgccaaggaagaagaaacctCGAAGGAGCAAGTGGAAGAGTCTGTACAACCGGCTCCCGACCAGAAGGACGCCCGGATGTCAGAGGAACAATTGTCCGAAATTGCCGAAGCTTTGTCGGTCTTGACTGCCAGGTCTAGTATcatgaaagagagagacgAGTTGAAGTCCCTTCTCGAGGATAACCTGTTGTCCGAGGCC GAGTCGAAGGAGAGGCAAGAAGGCGCCAGCCCGACGGTTGCAGTTTCCAAGCGTGTTAGAGCCATGATCAAAAAGATCGACACTCAGCTTGAGAAATACGACGAGAGGGTTGACTCGAGTCTCAACGTGATTAAAACCACGCCACTTGGTCAAATTCCCCTTGAAGACCTGAAAAAGGCACTCAAGGAAATGAAGCACCGGCCGGCCGATTGA